The following proteins are co-located in the Siansivirga zeaxanthinifaciens CC-SAMT-1 genome:
- a CDS encoding ferredoxin--NADP reductase translates to MSSFHKLSIKNIIRETSNAISIVFDVPENLKSTFAFKAGQYITLKTSIDGNEVRRDYSLCASPKSNELKVAIKEVADGTFSAFANKELKTGDILEVAPPKGRFVFTPNDSKTKHIAAFAAGSGITPVLSIIKCALEEEVNSQVILVYGNKTVEDTMFFNELLELHHNYKDRFAIQFVFSQAQENDAVFGRIEKSTVNLVLKNKYKHIEIDDFYLCGPEAMIHTVKDVLTEHGTASERIHFELFKASKADEVEPVNATGKTKITVTVDDETTTFEMSAKQTILEASLDEDLDVPYSCQGGICSSCLARITEGQATMRQNSILTENEVAEGLILTCQAHPTTATVVVNYDDV, encoded by the coding sequence ATGTCATCATTTCATAAACTTTCAATTAAAAATATTATAAGAGAAACAAGCAATGCTATAAGTATTGTTTTTGACGTTCCAGAAAACTTAAAGAGCACTTTTGCCTTTAAAGCGGGACAATATATAACCTTAAAAACTAGTATTGATGGCAACGAAGTGCGTCGCGATTATTCGTTATGTGCTTCTCCAAAAAGTAACGAACTTAAAGTAGCTATTAAAGAAGTTGCAGATGGAACATTTTCGGCATTTGCTAACAAAGAATTAAAAACCGGCGATATTTTAGAAGTCGCACCTCCAAAAGGACGCTTTGTTTTTACACCAAACGATTCTAAAACAAAACACATTGCAGCGTTTGCTGCTGGAAGTGGAATTACACCTGTTTTAAGCATTATAAAATGTGCTTTAGAAGAAGAGGTTAATAGCCAGGTTATTTTAGTTTATGGTAATAAAACGGTTGAAGACACCATGTTTTTTAATGAATTATTAGAATTGCATCACAATTACAAAGATCGTTTCGCTATTCAATTTGTGTTTAGCCAGGCACAAGAAAACGATGCTGTTTTTGGAAGAATTGAAAAAAGCACTGTAAACCTGGTTCTTAAAAATAAGTATAAACACATTGAAATTGATGATTTCTATTTATGCGGACCAGAAGCTATGATTCATACCGTTAAAGATGTATTAACAGAGCATGGAACAGCTTCAGAAAGAATTCATTTTGAATTGTTTAAGGCATCGAAAGCCGATGAAGTAGAACCTGTTAATGCTACGGGAAAAACAAAAATTACTGTGACCGTTGATGATGAAACTACAACTTTTGAAATGTCGGCGAAACAAACCATTCTCGAAGCATCTTTAGATGAAGATTTAGATGTTCCTTACTCGTGTCAAGGTGGTATTTGCAGCAGCTGTTTAGCGCGAATTACCGAAGGCCAAGCAACCATGAGGCAAAATAGCATACTAACAGAAAACGAGGTCGCAGAAGGGCTTATTTTAACCTGTCAGGCGCATCCAACAACAGCCACTGTAGTTGTAAACTACGACGATGTTTAA
- a CDS encoding glycosyltransferase family 9 protein, with protein sequence MTPKTFHILVIRFSAMGDVAMTVNVLRALTEQYPQVKITVLTRGFFSPFFRDLKNVTVFTADLKGKHKGVFGLYKLGRQLNKIHKFYAVADIHNVLRTKVLKKVIRCRLFASIDKGRAEKSALIKGKIFKQLKTTHQRYADVFKTLGFPIDLSNPTFPEAKTISFNTLSGLQTKTEKWIGIAPFAAHKGKMYPLELMTEVIASLSKKHKVILFGGGNEESKILEAIKDKYPSCINLAGKLNLDQELDVISNLDVMLSMDSGNAHLAAMLGVKVITVWGVTHPYAGFAPFNQPEDYALIANREQFPAIPTSVYGNKYPKGYEQASGSISPQTIIDKIESVL encoded by the coding sequence TTGACTCCTAAAACATTTCATATTCTTGTTATACGTTTCTCAGCTATGGGCGATGTAGCCATGACGGTAAATGTTTTACGGGCCTTAACAGAACAATATCCTCAGGTTAAAATCACGGTTTTAACCCGAGGTTTTTTTTCTCCTTTTTTTCGCGATTTAAAAAATGTTACTGTGTTTACCGCCGATTTGAAAGGCAAACACAAAGGCGTTTTTGGACTTTATAAATTAGGAAGACAATTAAATAAAATACACAAATTTTATGCTGTCGCCGATATTCATAATGTACTACGAACTAAGGTTTTAAAAAAGGTAATTCGATGCAGGCTTTTTGCTTCAATCGATAAAGGACGAGCCGAAAAAAGTGCTTTAATAAAAGGCAAAATTTTTAAACAACTTAAAACAACACATCAGCGGTATGCCGATGTTTTTAAAACTTTAGGTTTTCCCATCGATTTGTCAAATCCAACCTTCCCTGAAGCTAAAACCATTTCATTTAACACTTTAAGCGGTTTACAAACTAAAACAGAAAAATGGATAGGCATTGCGCCATTTGCAGCACATAAAGGTAAAATGTATCCTTTAGAATTGATGACCGAAGTTATAGCATCGCTTTCTAAAAAGCATAAAGTCATTTTGTTTGGTGGAGGCAACGAAGAATCTAAAATTTTAGAAGCTATAAAAGATAAATATCCAAGTTGTATAAATTTGGCCGGTAAATTAAATTTAGATCAAGAATTGGATGTGATTTCAAATTTAGATGTGATGCTTTCCATGGATTCGGGTAATGCGCATTTAGCAGCCATGCTGGGCGTAAAAGTAATTACCGTTTGGGGCGTTACCCATCCTTATGCAGGCTTTGCGCCATTTAATCAGCCAGAAGATTATGCTTTAATAGCTAATCGAGAGCAATTTCCTGCCATTCCAACTTCGGTTTATGGGAATAAATATCCTAAAGGATACGAGCAAGCCTCGGGGAGTATAAGTCCTCAAACAATAATCGATAAAATAGAAAGTGTTTTATAA
- a CDS encoding MORN repeat-containing protein, with the protein MKTFVKICVFLFVFIGHTQVPIGKTQTIKKPAALKCVSGNCVDGWGKWEFENGYYDGFWENSKRHGYGLYKWNEFGTYVGFWKDDKIEGYGSYEDTNGKIFAGMYVNGKLNGFGEEIDKSNNHKAGIYKDHVLITPYDYELKDVKLGCVTGNCIDGYGSYVWENGDFFAGFFKNSTPFLGTYQFANLDYYTGMFNEKGQFHGQGRFFYSDDVDAYYGGEFYNGNFEGKGFYDDYKDKPKIGIWKEGKLIKPL; encoded by the coding sequence ATGAAAACATTTGTAAAAATCTGTGTCTTTTTATTTGTGTTTATTGGACATACTCAAGTTCCTATTGGAAAGACACAAACCATTAAAAAACCCGCGGCGTTAAAATGTGTATCGGGTAATTGTGTTGATGGTTGGGGAAAATGGGAATTTGAAAATGGTTATTACGACGGTTTTTGGGAAAACAGCAAAAGACATGGCTATGGCTTGTACAAGTGGAATGAATTTGGTACATACGTAGGTTTTTGGAAAGATGATAAAATAGAAGGCTATGGCTCTTATGAAGATACCAATGGTAAAATTTTTGCTGGAATGTATGTTAATGGCAAATTAAATGGTTTTGGTGAAGAAATAGATAAATCTAACAACCATAAAGCGGGAATTTACAAAGACCATGTGTTGATTACGCCTTACGATTATGAATTAAAAGATGTAAAATTGGGCTGTGTTACTGGAAATTGTATAGATGGTTACGGCAGTTATGTATGGGAAAATGGCGATTTTTTTGCTGGTTTTTTTAAAAATAGCACCCCGTTTTTAGGGACATATCAATTTGCAAATTTAGATTATTATACAGGTATGTTTAATGAAAAAGGCCAGTTTCATGGGCAAGGACGATTTTTTTATTCAGATGATGTTGATGCTTATTATGGTGGCGAATTTTATAATGGTAATTTCGAAGGAAAAGGGTTTTATGATGATTATAAGGATAAACCAAAAATTGGAATTTGGAAAGAAGGAAAACTTATTAAACCATTATAA
- a CDS encoding DUF4254 domain-containing protein yields MFTNKANKIFQDVIEKYHIINTVDQPFENPYPESSLIEHLLYRKCWIDTVQWHYEDIIRDPQIDPVAALTLKRQIDASNQDRTDMVEYIDSYFLEQYKHVTPKENATINTESPAWGVDRLSILALKIYHMNEEATRVNASAEHRAACQKKLDILLEQRVDLSTAIDTLLKDIENGDKYMKVYKQMKMYNDDELNPVLRGQK; encoded by the coding sequence ATGTTTACAAATAAAGCCAACAAAATTTTTCAAGACGTTATTGAAAAATACCACATTATTAATACTGTAGATCAGCCATTTGAGAATCCTTACCCAGAATCTAGTTTAATAGAGCATTTACTATACAGAAAATGCTGGATTGATACCGTGCAATGGCATTATGAAGATATTATTAGAGACCCACAAATAGACCCGGTAGCTGCGTTAACTTTAAAACGTCAAATCGATGCGTCTAACCAAGATAGAACAGACATGGTGGAGTATATTGACAGTTATTTTTTAGAGCAATATAAACATGTAACACCTAAAGAAAATGCGACTATTAATACAGAAAGTCCGGCTTGGGGCGTAGACCGTTTGTCTATTTTAGCACTAAAAATTTATCATATGAATGAAGAAGCTACGCGCGTAAATGCATCCGCAGAACACCGTGCAGCTTGTCAGAAAAAATTAGATATTTTATTAGAACAACGTGTCGATTTATCTACAGCCATCGATACATTATTAAAAGATATTGAAAACGGCGATAAGTACATGAAAGTTTACAAACAAATGAAAATGTACAACGACGACGAATTAAACCCAGTGCTTAGAGGTCAGAAATAA
- the upp gene encoding uracil phosphoribosyltransferase, with amino-acid sequence MHIHNFSLKNSILNTFISEIRDVNKQKDSMRFRRNIERIGEILGYELSKILNYNPSQIKTPLGLFNYESLENDIVLCSILRAGVPLHNGLLNYFDTAENAFISAYRHHKNNPESFEIIVEYLACPNLENKTLILADPMLATGQSMLATFEALKPFGTPKNIHLVSVIGAQQGVDFVSKHFDAETHLWIASIDESLNKNGYIIPGLGDAGDLAFGEKLQQ; translated from the coding sequence ATGCATATTCATAATTTCTCGTTAAAAAACTCGATTTTAAATACTTTTATTTCAGAGATAAGAGATGTAAATAAACAAAAAGATAGCATGCGTTTTAGAAGAAATATTGAACGTATTGGTGAAATTTTAGGCTACGAATTGAGTAAAATTCTTAACTATAATCCTTCCCAAATTAAAACACCACTTGGCCTCTTTAATTATGAAAGTTTAGAAAATGATATTGTTTTGTGTTCTATTCTAAGAGCTGGCGTGCCATTACACAACGGATTACTAAATTATTTTGATACAGCCGAAAATGCATTTATATCGGCATATAGGCATCATAAAAATAATCCGGAATCATTTGAAATTATTGTGGAATATCTGGCTTGTCCTAATTTAGAAAACAAAACATTAATTCTGGCAGACCCCATGCTAGCGACCGGTCAATCCATGCTTGCTACTTTTGAAGCTTTAAAACCTTTTGGAACACCAAAAAATATTCATTTAGTAAGTGTTATTGGGGCACAACAAGGAGTCGATTTTGTTTCGAAACATTTTGATGCCGAAACGCATTTATGGATTGCCAGTATCGATGAGAGCCTAAACAAAAACGGTTACATTATTCCAGGTTTAGGCGATGCAGGCGATTTAGCCTTTGGAGAAAAACTACAGCAATAA
- a CDS encoding DUF6427 family protein has protein sequence MIASIFSKSKPINFIIVFFITVLAFFMARKNLIINDFSVGFIFKQLGMFLLCCLTILVINFIIYKNNLTNKNNYDILLFSLFLLLFYQTTNNTYILLSNFFVLLGLRRLISLHTQKSIKKKLFDAAFWFGIATLFYFWSGLFFILTIISLLLYTDNNIRHWIIPFVGYLTVFIIAISVWLITNRDVTFSFNLKDFISFDFSIYNTTNYLIGTTFALSFGIWASIFYVQNIKKKKKSLRVSFKIVMLAAVIAFFVIILSPLKTGSEFLFAFAPLAIIITNYLQTIQENWFKEVFLSMLFVVPFLLLLL, from the coding sequence ATGATAGCAAGTATTTTTAGTAAATCTAAACCAATAAATTTTATAATCGTTTTTTTTATTACGGTTTTAGCATTTTTTATGGCTAGAAAAAACCTAATAATTAACGATTTTTCGGTTGGTTTTATCTTTAAACAACTCGGTATGTTTTTGCTGTGTTGTTTAACAATTTTGGTAATTAACTTTATTATTTATAAAAATAATTTAACCAATAAAAATAACTACGATATTTTATTATTCAGTTTGTTTTTATTGCTGTTTTATCAAACAACAAACAACACTTATATTCTTCTCTCTAATTTTTTTGTACTCCTGGGTTTAAGGCGTTTAATAAGTTTACACACCCAAAAAAGTATAAAAAAGAAGTTGTTTGATGCCGCTTTTTGGTTTGGTATAGCCACCTTGTTCTATTTTTGGTCTGGACTATTTTTTATTTTAACCATAATTAGTTTGCTATTGTATACCGATAATAATATCCGTCATTGGATTATCCCTTTTGTTGGCTATTTAACGGTATTTATAATTGCTATTTCCGTGTGGTTAATTACTAATCGGGATGTAACGTTCTCATTCAACCTGAAAGATTTTATTAGTTTCGATTTCAGTATTTATAACACAACAAACTATTTAATTGGAACTACTTTTGCACTTTCATTTGGTATTTGGGCTTCTATATTTTATGTTCAAAATATTAAGAAAAAGAAAAAGTCGTTACGTGTGTCTTTTAAAATAGTTATGTTGGCCGCTGTTATTGCTTTTTTTGTAATTATTCTTTCTCCATTAAAAACAGGAAGTGAATTTTTATTTGCATTTGCTCCCTTAGCTATTATAATTACAAATTATTTACAAACCATTCAAGAAAATTGGTTTAAAGAAGTTTTTCTTTCCATGTTGTTTGTAGTGCCTTTTTTGTTGTTATTGCTGTAG
- a CDS encoding DUF6341 family protein has protein sequence MKDFFYAIQDLFVNVLFMPFDALKELELENWFAASAISWIFVIIAFVAMVYWMLQLKKFDDNNEEDKSISSHSFL, from the coding sequence ATGAAAGACTTTTTTTACGCGATACAGGATTTATTTGTAAACGTTCTTTTTATGCCGTTTGATGCTTTAAAAGAATTAGAACTTGAAAACTGGTTTGCAGCAAGTGCTATTTCTTGGATTTTTGTAATTATTGCCTTTGTTGCAATGGTTTACTGGATGCTTCAGCTTAAAAAATTTGATGACAACAACGAAGAAGACAAAAGCATTTCTTCGCATTCATTCCTATAA
- the purD gene encoding phosphoribosylamine--glycine ligase, whose amino-acid sequence MNILILGSGGREHTFAWKISQSPLCKNLFVAPGNSGTAAIAKNVNIGVTDFPAIKNLVLEEQIEMVVVGPEDPLVQGVHDYFLNDDAIKHVKVIGPQKVSAELEGSKEFAKEFLYRHNIPTAAYESFTKETVEKGYQFLETLKAPYVLKADGLAAGKGVVILNDLEEAKSELKSMLVDAKFGQASTKVVIEEFLDGIELSCFVLTDGKNYKILPTAKDYKRIGEGDTGLNTGGMGAVSPVPFATDEFLSKIEERIVKPTINGFKKDNLPYVGFVFIGLIKVGDDPKVIEYNVRMGDPETEVVLPRLKNDFVEILLAMANGTLKDINIEIDERAATTIMLVSGGYPEAYEKGKEITGIDTIEGSIAFHAGADLKDGKVVTTGGRVMAITSYGANYQEAIKKSYQNIDKLHFDKMNYRKDIGFDL is encoded by the coding sequence ATGAATATTTTAATTCTTGGTTCTGGAGGAAGAGAACATACGTTTGCTTGGAAAATTTCACAAAGTCCGTTATGTAAAAATTTATTTGTAGCACCTGGTAATTCGGGTACAGCCGCTATTGCTAAAAACGTAAATATTGGCGTTACAGATTTTCCTGCTATTAAAAACCTTGTTTTAGAAGAACAAATTGAAATGGTTGTTGTAGGCCCCGAAGATCCATTGGTACAGGGTGTTCATGATTATTTTTTAAACGACGATGCTATTAAGCACGTAAAAGTAATTGGTCCACAAAAAGTTTCGGCAGAATTAGAGGGCAGTAAAGAGTTTGCAAAAGAGTTTTTATACCGACATAACATTCCTACTGCAGCTTACGAGAGTTTCACAAAGGAAACTGTTGAAAAGGGTTATCAATTTTTAGAAACCCTCAAAGCCCCTTATGTTTTAAAAGCCGATGGTTTAGCAGCTGGTAAGGGTGTTGTTATTTTAAATGATTTAGAAGAAGCCAAATCCGAACTAAAAAGTATGCTTGTTGATGCGAAATTCGGACAAGCAAGTACCAAGGTTGTTATTGAAGAATTTTTAGATGGAATCGAGCTTAGTTGTTTCGTTTTAACCGATGGTAAAAATTATAAAATACTACCAACAGCTAAAGATTATAAGCGTATTGGTGAAGGAGATACCGGTTTAAATACGGGTGGTATGGGAGCAGTTTCTCCAGTACCATTTGCTACCGACGAATTTTTAAGTAAAATTGAAGAACGTATTGTTAAACCAACAATTAACGGATTTAAAAAAGATAATTTACCATACGTTGGTTTTGTTTTTATTGGTTTAATAAAAGTAGGAGACGACCCTAAAGTAATAGAATACAACGTGCGTATGGGCGATCCTGAAACCGAAGTAGTATTACCTAGACTTAAAAATGATTTTGTTGAAATTTTATTAGCCATGGCTAATGGAACTTTAAAAGACATTAACATTGAAATTGATGAGCGTGCAGCAACCACTATTATGTTAGTGTCTGGCGGTTATCCTGAAGCTTACGAAAAAGGAAAAGAAATTACAGGAATCGATACTATTGAAGGCTCTATAGCATTTCATGCAGGTGCCGATTTAAAAGACGGTAAAGTGGTAACAACAGGCGGACGTGTTATGGCTATAACTTCTTACGGTGCTAATTACCAAGAGGCCATAAAAAAATCTTACCAAAATATAGATAAACTACATTTTGATAAGATGAATTATCGTAAAGATATTGGATTCGATTTATAG
- a CDS encoding phenylacetate--CoA ligase family protein: protein MNLFNISLKLNGFPMNEAKRVLSRIQKENQGSIESQIHARKEAIVAYHLKHNSFYKSLAKHADINDWNSLPVLTKRDLQQPLANRLSDGFTLKNVFINKTSGSSGDPFIFAKDKFCHALIWSVFIDRYQWFNIDLNSSKQARFYGIPLNKIAYYKERIKDLFSNRFRFSVFNLSDAEFEKNLGIFSKKPFDYINGYTSVIVQFAKFLKEKNLVLKTICPTLKACIVTSEMLFPDDKILLETQFGIPVINEYGAAELGLIAFQNKKNEWIVNNEDLFVEILDANNNPLPNGEIGRIVITSLYNKAHPFIRYDLGALETTSTLQKPILKSLVGRTSDIIYLPSGKKAAGLTFYYVTKTIIEDSASVKEFVIEQLKIDTFKIRYVSDSILSHEKITQINKAIETYLEPNLNIEFQRELVLNRSNSGKLKQFKSYL from the coding sequence TTGAATTTATTCAACATATCACTAAAACTAAATGGCTTCCCGATGAATGAAGCCAAACGTGTTTTAAGCCGTATTCAAAAAGAAAACCAAGGTTCTATAGAATCGCAAATACATGCTCGAAAAGAAGCTATTGTTGCATATCATTTAAAACATAATTCGTTTTATAAATCGCTTGCTAAACACGCTGATATCAACGATTGGAATAGCTTACCCGTTTTAACAAAACGCGATTTACAGCAACCTTTAGCCAATAGACTGTCTGATGGTTTCACGCTTAAAAATGTTTTCATTAACAAGACCTCAGGATCTTCTGGAGATCCTTTTATTTTTGCAAAAGATAAATTTTGTCACGCCTTAATCTGGTCTGTTTTTATAGATAGATACCAATGGTTTAACATTGATTTAAATAGCTCGAAACAAGCCCGTTTTTATGGCATTCCTCTAAACAAAATAGCATATTACAAAGAACGTATTAAAGATTTATTTAGTAACAGATTTCGGTTTTCGGTTTTCAATTTAAGTGATGCTGAGTTTGAAAAAAACCTAGGCATATTTAGCAAAAAACCATTTGATTACATTAATGGTTATACCAGTGTTATAGTACAATTTGCTAAGTTTTTAAAAGAAAAAAATCTCGTTTTAAAAACAATTTGTCCCACGCTAAAAGCATGCATAGTTACCTCTGAAATGCTTTTTCCAGACGATAAAATACTTTTAGAAACCCAATTCGGGATTCCTGTAATAAATGAATACGGGGCAGCAGAATTAGGTCTTATTGCTTTCCAGAACAAAAAAAACGAATGGATTGTAAACAACGAAGATTTGTTTGTTGAAATTTTAGATGCCAATAATAATCCGTTGCCAAATGGAGAGATTGGGCGCATTGTTATTACTTCACTTTACAACAAAGCACACCCTTTTATTCGTTACGATTTGGGGGCATTAGAAACTACAAGTACTTTACAAAAACCCATTTTAAAATCGCTTGTTGGGCGCACCAGTGATATTATTTATTTGCCTAGCGGAAAAAAAGCCGCAGGATTAACCTTTTACTATGTTACCAAAACAATAATTGAAGATAGTGCCTCTGTTAAAGAATTTGTTATAGAACAACTTAAAATAGATACTTTTAAAATACGTTATGTGAGTGATTCTATACTTTCTCATGAAAAAATTACCCAAATAAACAAAGCAATTGAAACTTATTTAGAACCCAATTTAAATATAGAATTTCAAAGAGAATTGGTTTTAAACAGATCTAATAGCGGTAAACTGAAACAATTTAAATCGTATTTATAG
- a CDS encoding glycosyltransferase family 2 protein: MKPLVSIITPMFNSEAFISETIESVLNQTYTHWELILIDDASNDATVQMAQTYSASNTKIKLLINDSNLGAAASRNRGIEASQGEFIAFLDADDLWKPHKLHTQIHFMLQSNSLVSFSSYELIDEKGYPKFKLIKALPILNYHRLLKCNYIGNLTGVYNASVLGKITTYNLRKRQDWLLWLNAVKASGKPAKGIQESLAYYRVRANSMSSKKFYLLKYNYRVYKQGLGFSTLKSLWFMVLFLTEYFLVKPKYTVSINTI, encoded by the coding sequence TTGAAACCTTTAGTTTCTATAATAACGCCCATGTTTAATTCGGAAGCTTTTATTTCTGAAACTATTGAAAGCGTTTTAAATCAAACCTACACCCATTGGGAATTAATTTTAATTGATGATGCTTCTAACGATGCCACGGTTCAAATGGCACAAACATACAGCGCATCAAACACTAAAATTAAGCTTTTAATTAATGATTCAAATCTGGGGGCTGCTGCATCAAGAAATAGAGGCATCGAAGCTTCTCAAGGCGAATTTATTGCCTTTTTAGATGCAGACGATTTATGGAAACCTCATAAACTACATACCCAAATTCATTTTATGCTTCAAAGCAACAGCCTCGTTTCTTTTTCGAGCTATGAATTAATTGATGAAAAAGGTTATCCGAAATTCAAATTAATTAAAGCTTTGCCCATTTTAAATTATCACCGACTTTTAAAGTGTAATTACATTGGCAATTTAACGGGCGTTTATAACGCTTCAGTTTTAGGCAAAATAACGACGTATAATTTAAGAAAACGCCAAGACTGGCTATTATGGTTAAATGCTGTAAAAGCATCAGGAAAACCAGCAAAAGGCATACAAGAATCTTTGGCTTATTATAGAGTTAGAGCAAACTCAATGTCATCGAAAAAATTCTATTTGTTAAAGTATAATTACAGAGTTTATAAGCAGGGATTGGGCTTTTCAACCCTAAAATCTCTTTGGTTTATGGTTTTATTTTTAACCGAATACTTTTTAGTAAAACCAAAATATACCGTTTCTATAAATACGATTTAA
- a CDS encoding undecaprenyl-phosphate glucose phosphotransferase: MSTFKQGRYSGFLKPISYLIDLAIITGCLFLFDINLNNIYVFLSYASISWIIIAFKNQFYEVQRHTKIIQIVTLLFRQIIFFCIILYAYIGFFKQPSISRLALGNYIFVVFLVVSFFKLLFFFLLNKYREALGGNLRNVIVIGDTEKTRQLIKIFKTRLHFGYKFKKQFKPTKEDFSLQKCFNFIVENDINEIYFSVADLTNKQINKLIDFADNNLRELKFIPDNKDIYSKKLKYEYYEYIPILSLRTIPIQGSVNKVIKRLFDILFASFVIIFILSWLTPILAIIIKLESKGPVFFKQSRNGFNYQEFDCFKFRSMTPNKDAHLHQATKGDLRITKVGAFIRKTSIDELPQFFNVLFGDMSVVGPRPHMVSHTNLYSQRVDKFMVRHFVKPGITGLAQISGFRGEIEGDKDIINRVKFDIFYIENWSLLLDIKIIIQTFLNAVKGEEKAY; encoded by the coding sequence TTGAGTACATTTAAACAAGGTCGTTATTCAGGGTTTTTAAAACCTATTTCATATTTAATAGATTTAGCTATTATAACAGGCTGTTTGTTTTTATTTGATATTAATTTAAATAATATATATGTTTTTCTTTCATACGCCTCAATATCATGGATTATAATAGCTTTTAAAAATCAATTTTACGAGGTACAAAGACACACTAAAATTATCCAGATTGTAACCTTGTTGTTTAGGCAAATTATATTCTTTTGCATTATTTTATATGCCTATATCGGTTTTTTTAAACAACCTTCTATTAGTAGATTAGCTTTAGGAAACTATATTTTTGTTGTTTTCCTTGTTGTTTCATTTTTCAAATTATTGTTCTTTTTTCTTTTAAATAAATATAGAGAAGCCTTGGGAGGTAATTTAAGAAATGTTATTGTAATAGGTGATACAGAAAAAACCAGACAACTTATTAAAATTTTTAAAACTAGGTTGCATTTTGGATATAAATTCAAGAAACAATTTAAGCCAACCAAAGAAGATTTTTCACTACAAAAATGTTTTAACTTTATTGTAGAGAATGATATTAATGAAATTTATTTTTCGGTCGCAGATCTGACAAATAAGCAAATTAATAAACTCATTGATTTTGCAGATAATAACTTAAGAGAATTAAAGTTTATACCCGATAATAAAGATATTTATTCTAAAAAATTGAAATATGAGTATTACGAATATATTCCAATTTTATCTCTAAGAACAATTCCAATTCAAGGATCTGTTAACAAGGTTATTAAACGTCTTTTTGATATTTTATTTGCTTCATTTGTTATTATATTTATTCTGTCTTGGTTAACACCTATTTTAGCCATTATCATAAAACTTGAATCTAAAGGTCCTGTGTTTTTTAAACAGTCCCGAAACGGCTTTAATTACCAGGAATTCGATTGTTTTAAATTTAGATCGATGACACCTAATAAAGATGCGCATTTACATCAAGCAACAAAAGGCGATTTGCGAATCACTAAAGTTGGAGCCTTTATTCGGAAAACAAGTATAGACGAACTCCCGCAATTTTTTAATGTTTTATTCGGCGATATGTCTGTCGTTGGCCCCAGACCACACATGGTTTCTCACACTAATTTATACTCCCAGCGTGTCGATAAATTTATGGTGCGTCATTTTGTAAAACCGGGTATTACAGGCTTGGCACAAATAAGTGGGTTTAGAGGTGAAATTGAAGGCGACAAAGACATTATTAATCGTGTTAAGTTCGATATTTTTTATATTGAAAACTGGTCTTTGTTGTTAGATATAAAAATCATCATTCAAACATTTCTTAACGCTGTAAAAGGCGAAGAGAAAGCTTATTAA